The Ammospiza nelsoni isolate bAmmNel1 chromosome 10, bAmmNel1.pri, whole genome shotgun sequence genome includes a region encoding these proteins:
- the IGF2BP2 gene encoding insulin-like growth factor 2 mRNA-binding protein 2 isoform X1, giving the protein MRRRRMNQLYIGNLSPAATAQDLRQLFGERQLPLPGQVLLKSGYAFVDYPDQNWAIRAIETLSGKVELHGKVMEVDYSVPKKLRSRKIQIRNIPPHLQWEVLDGLLAQYGTVENVEQVNTDTETAVVNVTYATKEEAKVAIEKLSDQQLENCSFKISYIPDEEVSSPPPPQRSRRRGHSSRERGSSPGGSSQPKQLEFPLRMLVPTQFVGAIIGKEGLTIKNLTKQTQSKVDIHRKENAGAAEKPITIHATPEGCSEACRMILDIMQKEADETKSAEEIPLKILAHNSLVGRLIGKEGRNLKKIEQDTGTKITISPLQDLTIYNPERTITVKGSTEACSNAEVEIMKKLREAYESDVVAVNQQANLIPGLNLSALGIFSTGLSMLPSTPGARGAAAATPYHPFAQQSGRRRTGSSAYLSSLYRTPPAGAFPHQHPVPEQEVVNLFIPTQAVGAIIGKKGQHIKQLARFAGASIKIAPAEGPDASERMVIITGPPEAQFKAQGRIFGKLKEENFFNPKEEVKLEAHIKVPSFAAGRVIGKGGKTVNELQNLTSAEVIVPRDQTPDENEEVVVKIIGHFFASQTAQRKIREIVQQVKQQEHKHAQGAVASQHSK; this is encoded by the exons ATGAGGCGCCGGAGGATGAACCAGCTGTACATCGGCAACCTCAGCCCCGCCGCCACCGCCCAGGACCTCCGGCAGCTCTTCGGGGAGcggcagctgcccctgcccggccaGGTCCTCCTCAAGTCCGGCTACGCCTTCGTGGACTACCCGGACCAAAACTGGGCCATCCGGGCCATCGAGACCCTCTCGG GGAAAGTGGAGCTGCACGGCAAAGTGATGGAAGTGGATTATTCCGTGCCCAAAAAGCTCAG GAGCAGGAAGATCCAGATCCGAAACATCCCTCCCCACCTACAGTGGGAG gtgctggATGGCCTCTTAGCTCAGTATGGCACAGTGGAGAATGTAGAGCAAG tgaacacagacacagaaactGCCGTTGTCAACGTGACCTACGCCACCAAGGAGGAGGCCAAAGT AGCAATAGAGAAGCTGAGCGACCAGCAGTTAGAGAACTGTTCCTTCAAGATTTCCTACATCCCGGATGAAGAGGTGAGCTCCCCTCCGCCCCCCCAGCGATCCCGCCGCAGGGGCCACTCCTCCAGGGAGCGGGGCTCCTCCCCAgggggctcctcacagcccaAACAGCTCGAGTTCCCACTGAGGATGCTGGTGCCCACGCAGTTTGTTGGTGCGATCATAGGAAAGGAGGGCTTGACCATAAAGAACCTTACTAAGCAAACCCAGTCCAA GGTTGACATCCATCGGAAGGAGAACGCCGGCGCTGCCGAGAAGCCCATCACCATCCACGCCACGCCAGAGGGGTGCTCGGAAGCGTGCCGCATGATTCTGGACATCATGCAGAAGGAGGCTGATGAAACAAAATC AGCAGAAGAGATTCCCTTGAAAATCCTGGCACACAACAGCCTGGTGGGGAGGTTGATTGGCAAGGAGGGCCGCAACCTCAAGAAGATTGAGCAGGACACGGGCACCAAGATCACCATCTCCCC CTTGCAGGACCTGACCATCTACAACCCCGAGCGCACCATCACGGTGAAGGGCAGCACGGAGGCCTGCTCCAACGCCGAGGTGGAGATCATGAAGAAGCTGCGTGAGGCCTACGAGAGCGACGTGGTGGCCGTCAAC CAACAGGCCAACCTGATCCCAGGGCTGAACCTTAGTGCTTTGGGCATCTTCTCCACAGGGCTGTCCATGCTGCCATCCACCCCCGGGGCCcggggggctgcagctgccaccccCTACCACCCCTTTGCA cagcagagcgGGCGGAGGAGGACG GGCTCCTCAGCCTATCTGTCGAGTCTGTACAGAACCCCCCCAGCTGGAGCCTTCCCCCATCAGCATCCT GTGCCGGAGCAGGAGGTTGTGAACTTGTTCATCCCAACACAGGCAGTGGGGGCCATCATTGGGAAGAAGGGGCAGCACATCAAGCAGCTGGCACGGTTTGCTGGCGCCTCCATCAAG aTTGCCCCAGCAGAAGGTCCAGATGCCAGCGAGCGCATGGTGATCATCACAGGGCCACCCGAGGCTCAGTTCAAG GCCCAGGGGCGAATATTTGGAAAGCTGAAAGAGGAGAACTTCTTTAACCCGAAAGAAGAAGTGAAGCTCGAAGCACACATCAAGGTGCCTTCCTTCGCCGCCGGCCGTGTCATCGGCAAGGGTGGCAAGACG GTGAATGAACTGCAGAACTTAACGAGCGCAGAAGTCATTGTGCCGCGAGACCAAACCCCGGACGAGAACGAGGAGGTCGTCGTCAAAATCATTGGGCATTTCTTTGCCAGTCAG ACTGCCCAGCGCAAGATCAGGGAAATCGTGCAGCAGgtgaagcagcaggagcacaagcaCGCTCAGGGAGCCGTGGCCTCGCAGCACAGCAAGTGA
- the TRA2B gene encoding transformer-2 protein homolog beta isoform X2, with translation MSDSGEQNYGERESRSASRSGSAHGSGKSGRHTPARSRSKEDSRRSRSKSRSRSESRSRSRRSSRRHYTRSRSRSRSHRRSRSRSYSRDYRRRHSHSHSPMSTRRRHIGNRANPDPNCCLGVFGLSLYTTERDLREVFSKYGPIADVSIVYDQQSRRSRGFAFVYFENVEDAKEAKERANGMELDGRRIRVDFSITKRPHTPTPGIYMGRPTYGSSRRRDYYDRGYDRGYDDRDYYSRSYRGGGGGGGGGWRAVQDRDQFYRRRSPSPYYSRGGYRSRSRSRSYSPRK, from the exons GAATCCCGTTCTGCTTCCAGAAGCGGAAGTGCTCATGGGTCTGGCAAGTCGGGGAGGCACACCCCTGCAAGATCTCGCTCTAAGGAGGATTCCAGGCGCTCCAGGTCAAAATCTAGATCCAGGTCTGAATCCAG GTCTAGGTCGAGGAGGAGTTCCCGCAGACACTACACCAGGTCGCGCTCGCGGTCGCGCTCGCACAGGAGATCCAGGAGCAGGTCGTACAGTCGGGACTACCGGCGGCGGCACAGTCACAGCCATTCCCCCATGTCTACTCGCAGACGGCACATTGGGAACAGG GCAAATCCTGATCCAAACTGTTGTCTCGGAGTGTTTGGGCTGAGTCTGTACACTACAGAACGAGACCTGCGGGAGGTTTTCTCCAAGTATGGCCCCATTGCCGACGTTTCCATCGTGTACGATCAGCAGTCGCGGCGCTCCCGAGGGTTCGCCTTCGTCTACTTCGAGAACGTCGAGGATGCCAAGGAG GCAAAGGAACGTGCCAATGGAATGGAGCTGGATGGAAGAAGGATCCGGGTAGACTTTTCCATAACAAAGAGACCTCACACACCTACCCCTGGAATCTATATGGGAAGACCTACTTA TGGCAGCTCACGGCGACGAGATTACTACGACAGAGGCTATGACAGAGGCTACGATGACCGTGACTACTACAGCAGGTCATACAG AGGAGGAGGCGGTGGCGGCggaggaggctggagagctgTTCAGGACAGGGATCAGTTTTACAG GAGGAGGTCACCGTCACCGTACTACAGCCGAGGGGGCTACAGATCCCGGTCCAGATCCCGGTCCTACTCACCTCGTAAGTAG
- the TRA2B gene encoding transformer-2 protein homolog beta isoform X1 produces MSDSGEQNYGERESRSASRSGSAHGSGKSGRHTPARSRSKEDSRRSRSKSRSRSESRSRSRRSSRRHYTRSRSRSRSHRRSRSRSYSRDYRRRHSHSHSPMSTRRRHIGNRANPDPNCCLGVFGLSLYTTERDLREVFSKYGPIADVSIVYDQQSRRSRGFAFVYFENVEDAKEAKERANGMELDGRRIRVDFSITKRPHTPTPGIYMGRPTYGSSRRRDYYDRGYDRGYDDRDYYSRSYRGGGGGGGGGWRAVQDRDQFYRRRSPSPYYSRGGYRSRSRSRSYSPRRY; encoded by the exons GAATCCCGTTCTGCTTCCAGAAGCGGAAGTGCTCATGGGTCTGGCAAGTCGGGGAGGCACACCCCTGCAAGATCTCGCTCTAAGGAGGATTCCAGGCGCTCCAGGTCAAAATCTAGATCCAGGTCTGAATCCAG GTCTAGGTCGAGGAGGAGTTCCCGCAGACACTACACCAGGTCGCGCTCGCGGTCGCGCTCGCACAGGAGATCCAGGAGCAGGTCGTACAGTCGGGACTACCGGCGGCGGCACAGTCACAGCCATTCCCCCATGTCTACTCGCAGACGGCACATTGGGAACAGG GCAAATCCTGATCCAAACTGTTGTCTCGGAGTGTTTGGGCTGAGTCTGTACACTACAGAACGAGACCTGCGGGAGGTTTTCTCCAAGTATGGCCCCATTGCCGACGTTTCCATCGTGTACGATCAGCAGTCGCGGCGCTCCCGAGGGTTCGCCTTCGTCTACTTCGAGAACGTCGAGGATGCCAAGGAG GCAAAGGAACGTGCCAATGGAATGGAGCTGGATGGAAGAAGGATCCGGGTAGACTTTTCCATAACAAAGAGACCTCACACACCTACCCCTGGAATCTATATGGGAAGACCTACTTA TGGCAGCTCACGGCGACGAGATTACTACGACAGAGGCTATGACAGAGGCTACGATGACCGTGACTACTACAGCAGGTCATACAG AGGAGGAGGCGGTGGCGGCggaggaggctggagagctgTTCAGGACAGGGATCAGTTTTACAG GAGGAGGTCACCGTCACCGTACTACAGCCGAGGGGGCTACAGATCCCGGTCCAGATCCCGGTCCTACTCACCTC GTCGCTATTAA
- the IGF2BP2 gene encoding insulin-like growth factor 2 mRNA-binding protein 2 isoform X2: MRRRRMNQLYIGNLSPAATAQDLRQLFGERQLPLPGQVLLKSGYAFVDYPDQNWAIRAIETLSGKVELHGKVMEVDYSVPKKLRSRKIQIRNIPPHLQWEVLDGLLAQYGTVENVEQVNTDTETAVVNVTYATKEEAKVAIEKLSDQQLENCSFKISYIPDEEVSSPPPPQRSRRRGHSSRERGSSPGGSSQPKQLEFPLRMLVPTQFVGAIIGKEGLTIKNLTKQTQSKVDIHRKENAGAAEKPITIHATPEGCSEACRMILDIMQKEADETKSAEEIPLKILAHNSLVGRLIGKEGRNLKKIEQDTGTKITISPLQDLTIYNPERTITVKGSTEACSNAEVEIMKKLREAYESDVVAVNQQANLIPGLNLSALGIFSTGLSMLPSTPGARGAAAATPYHPFAQSGRRRTGSSAYLSSLYRTPPAGAFPHQHPVPEQEVVNLFIPTQAVGAIIGKKGQHIKQLARFAGASIKIAPAEGPDASERMVIITGPPEAQFKAQGRIFGKLKEENFFNPKEEVKLEAHIKVPSFAAGRVIGKGGKTVNELQNLTSAEVIVPRDQTPDENEEVVVKIIGHFFASQTAQRKIREIVQQVKQQEHKHAQGAVASQHSK, encoded by the exons ATGAGGCGCCGGAGGATGAACCAGCTGTACATCGGCAACCTCAGCCCCGCCGCCACCGCCCAGGACCTCCGGCAGCTCTTCGGGGAGcggcagctgcccctgcccggccaGGTCCTCCTCAAGTCCGGCTACGCCTTCGTGGACTACCCGGACCAAAACTGGGCCATCCGGGCCATCGAGACCCTCTCGG GGAAAGTGGAGCTGCACGGCAAAGTGATGGAAGTGGATTATTCCGTGCCCAAAAAGCTCAG GAGCAGGAAGATCCAGATCCGAAACATCCCTCCCCACCTACAGTGGGAG gtgctggATGGCCTCTTAGCTCAGTATGGCACAGTGGAGAATGTAGAGCAAG tgaacacagacacagaaactGCCGTTGTCAACGTGACCTACGCCACCAAGGAGGAGGCCAAAGT AGCAATAGAGAAGCTGAGCGACCAGCAGTTAGAGAACTGTTCCTTCAAGATTTCCTACATCCCGGATGAAGAGGTGAGCTCCCCTCCGCCCCCCCAGCGATCCCGCCGCAGGGGCCACTCCTCCAGGGAGCGGGGCTCCTCCCCAgggggctcctcacagcccaAACAGCTCGAGTTCCCACTGAGGATGCTGGTGCCCACGCAGTTTGTTGGTGCGATCATAGGAAAGGAGGGCTTGACCATAAAGAACCTTACTAAGCAAACCCAGTCCAA GGTTGACATCCATCGGAAGGAGAACGCCGGCGCTGCCGAGAAGCCCATCACCATCCACGCCACGCCAGAGGGGTGCTCGGAAGCGTGCCGCATGATTCTGGACATCATGCAGAAGGAGGCTGATGAAACAAAATC AGCAGAAGAGATTCCCTTGAAAATCCTGGCACACAACAGCCTGGTGGGGAGGTTGATTGGCAAGGAGGGCCGCAACCTCAAGAAGATTGAGCAGGACACGGGCACCAAGATCACCATCTCCCC CTTGCAGGACCTGACCATCTACAACCCCGAGCGCACCATCACGGTGAAGGGCAGCACGGAGGCCTGCTCCAACGCCGAGGTGGAGATCATGAAGAAGCTGCGTGAGGCCTACGAGAGCGACGTGGTGGCCGTCAAC CAACAGGCCAACCTGATCCCAGGGCTGAACCTTAGTGCTTTGGGCATCTTCTCCACAGGGCTGTCCATGCTGCCATCCACCCCCGGGGCCcggggggctgcagctgccaccccCTACCACCCCTTTGCA cagagcgGGCGGAGGAGGACG GGCTCCTCAGCCTATCTGTCGAGTCTGTACAGAACCCCCCCAGCTGGAGCCTTCCCCCATCAGCATCCT GTGCCGGAGCAGGAGGTTGTGAACTTGTTCATCCCAACACAGGCAGTGGGGGCCATCATTGGGAAGAAGGGGCAGCACATCAAGCAGCTGGCACGGTTTGCTGGCGCCTCCATCAAG aTTGCCCCAGCAGAAGGTCCAGATGCCAGCGAGCGCATGGTGATCATCACAGGGCCACCCGAGGCTCAGTTCAAG GCCCAGGGGCGAATATTTGGAAAGCTGAAAGAGGAGAACTTCTTTAACCCGAAAGAAGAAGTGAAGCTCGAAGCACACATCAAGGTGCCTTCCTTCGCCGCCGGCCGTGTCATCGGCAAGGGTGGCAAGACG GTGAATGAACTGCAGAACTTAACGAGCGCAGAAGTCATTGTGCCGCGAGACCAAACCCCGGACGAGAACGAGGAGGTCGTCGTCAAAATCATTGGGCATTTCTTTGCCAGTCAG ACTGCCCAGCGCAAGATCAGGGAAATCGTGCAGCAGgtgaagcagcaggagcacaagcaCGCTCAGGGAGCCGTGGCCTCGCAGCACAGCAAGTGA